A single region of the Gracilibacillus caseinilyticus genome encodes:
- the sucD gene encoding succinate--CoA ligase subunit alpha, producing the protein MSVFINKDTKVLVQGITGSTALFHTKQMIEYGTKIVGGVTPKKGGTEVEGVPVFNTVAEAVDQTGANASVIYVPAPFAADAIIEAVDAELDLVICITEHIPVMDMVKVKRYMEGKKTRLVGPNCPGVITPEECKIGIMPGYIHKKGHIGVVSRSGTLTYEAVHQLSEKGFGQSTAVGIGGDPVNGTNFIDSLKAFNEDPDTEAVMMIGEIGGTAEEEAAEWVKTNMTKPVVGFIGGATAPPGKRMGHAGAIISGGKGTAEEKIKTMNACGIEVAETPSVMGETLINVLKDKGLYDKCKTH; encoded by the coding sequence ATGAGTGTTTTTATCAATAAAGATACAAAAGTGCTTGTTCAAGGTATTACAGGTTCAACAGCACTTTTCCATACGAAACAAATGATAGAATATGGAACAAAAATTGTTGGTGGGGTAACACCGAAAAAAGGTGGTACAGAAGTGGAAGGCGTTCCTGTATTTAATACAGTTGCAGAAGCTGTAGATCAGACAGGTGCGAATGCATCCGTAATATATGTACCAGCTCCATTTGCTGCAGATGCGATCATCGAAGCAGTGGATGCAGAGTTAGATCTTGTCATCTGTATTACCGAACACATTCCTGTCATGGATATGGTAAAAGTAAAACGTTATATGGAAGGTAAGAAAACAAGATTAGTAGGACCAAACTGTCCGGGTGTCATTACTCCTGAAGAATGTAAGATTGGTATTATGCCAGGTTACATTCATAAAAAAGGTCATATTGGTGTCGTTTCCCGTTCTGGTACCCTAACATATGAAGCTGTTCATCAGTTGTCTGAAAAAGGCTTTGGCCAATCTACGGCTGTAGGTATTGGTGGTGACCCTGTTAACGGTACAAATTTCATTGATTCATTAAAAGCGTTTAACGAAGACCCGGATACAGAAGCAGTTATGATGATCGGTGAAATTGGTGGTACTGCGGAAGAAGAAGCAGCTGAATGGGTAAAAACAAATATGACGAAACCTGTTGTAGGCTTTATCGGTGGTGCAACTGCGCCTCCTGGAAAACGTATGGGCCATGCCGGTGCGATTATTTCTGGTGGAAAAGGTACAGCAGAAGAAAAAATCAAAACAATGAATGCGTGTGGCATTGAAGTGGCCGAAACACCATCTGTAATGGGTGAAACGTTAATCAATGTTTTAAAAGACAAAGGTCTCTATGACAAATGTAAAACACACTAA